The genome window ACGCTCGGCCTGCTCATGATGGTGATCGTGGGCTGGAGCTTCCGCCGCGCGCATCCACACAACATTGACGGGTGGTTCCGTCGCCTCCAGCTCTTCTCAGCCGCCGCGTACAGCCTGGGCCACGGCACCAACGACGCGCAGAAGACCATGGGCATCGTGGTCGGTCTCCTGTTCTCCGCGCAGGCGGTCTTCGCGAACCACCAGTGGCGCTTCCTGCACATCACGACCGTGGACACCATCCCACTGTGGGTGATCCTCTGGGCGCACGCGGCGATAGCGCTCGGCACGCTCGCGGGCGGATGGCGCATCGTGCGGACGATGGGCCAGCGCATAACCAAGCTGAGACCCTACGGCGGGTTCTGTGCCGAGTCGGCCGGCGCGATCTCTCTGTTCATCGCGTCGCACTTCGGCATCCCGGTCTCTACGACCCACACGATCACCGGCGCGATCAGCGGCGTAGGCGCGACGGAGCGCTTCTCAGCGGTGCGCTGGGGTGTGGCCGGACGGATCGTGTGGGCCTGGATCCTCACCATCCCGGCCGCGGCGGTGATCGCGGCGGTGAGTTACCTGATCGTGCACGCCGTCATGTAGCGACGGCGGGGAGGCGGTGATGGCGAAGCTGACCGAGTCGGAGATCGAAGCGGGCCTGCGCGGCCTCTCAGGCTGGACGCGTCGGGGCGACGAGATCAGGAAGAGCTACACCTTCAAGGCGTTCGCGGAGGGGGTCCGCTTCGTGGACCGCGTCGCGGTGCTGGCGGACGCGGCCGACCATCACCCCGACATCGATATCCGCTGGACCACCGTGACGATGGCGCTGTCAACTCACAGTGCCGGGGGACTCACCCGGAAGGACTTCGACCTCGCGGCGCAGATCGACGTGGCGCTGACCTAGGCGGCCCCCGCTCCGCCCTCCAGAGGCTGGGCGCGGTGCAGGTTCACCATCCTGGTCTCGCCCTGATACGTGGCCGAGGGCGCGTCCGCCAGCGCCGTCAGCTTCCTCAGATCCGCTCCTATCCGGTTCGCCATCTCGAGGATCGTCTCCACGCCGGCTTTGTCCTCGGCCGACAGCCCTA of Gemmatimonadales bacterium contains these proteins:
- a CDS encoding inorganic phosphate transporter, with the translated sequence MNTVTFVLAIVVVAFIFDFINGFHDSANSIATVVSTRVLSPGWAVVWAAFFNFVAAFGFGTAVAKTMGKGLIDINLVDPQVILAGLVGAIAWDLITWYYGIPSSSSHALMGGYAGAAIAKAGIGALIPGGWLKPILFIFLSPMMGFTLGLLMMVIVGWSFRRAHPHNIDGWFRRLQLFSAAAYSLGHGTNDAQKTMGIVVGLLFSAQAVFANHQWRFLHITTVDTIPLWVILWAHAAIALGTLAGGWRIVRTMGQRITKLRPYGGFCAESAGAISLFIASHFGIPVSTTHTITGAISGVGATERFSAVRWGVAGRIVWAWILTIPAAAVIAAVSYLIVHAVM
- a CDS encoding 4a-hydroxytetrahydrobiopterin dehydratase — protein: MAKLTESEIEAGLRGLSGWTRRGDEIRKSYTFKAFAEGVRFVDRVAVLADAADHHPDIDIRWTTVTMALSTHSAGGLTRKDFDLAAQIDVALT